One Camelina sativa cultivar DH55 chromosome 3, Cs, whole genome shotgun sequence genomic window carries:
- the LOC104778907 gene encoding activating signal cointegrator 1 complex subunit 2-like, translated as MSNRRSNRQDDNARYVPKGNQQQQQQKFIPKPMNPTLTSNSTPFPVSLSSSLRQSDSSTASSRVSASGGSRVRIGDQGQLVALGGGSFVNYLPQDEPVAAGLGSDDGGLDPVESQRVVDLLNRELSRLLKLNPKDFWREVASDASLRDFLDSFLQFRSRWYDFPFHGVKGIVAGVIVGEVELCRRVFMVLYRVSSNRDPGARASDSLSLKDHEVLLQDKKLLDLPKLLDICAIYGHENAELTKSLIENAVKSQNWIPXVXSDLLEVMDFINDGVVSLDAFISAYTPAVIILACPVETSYGSDEILRSLVLLHDSLLPSLHHGFQVLFKDGDHDSLSDISTSLNMLSTRIGSLCWNILDNCYLSNDVFNHETSIPPVTKMFPSRVEDPMVRADILIQTFREISGLSEQSVDSKNRLLQKLEKNYRIIDRLRSLQTAGWLSMEDEQLQYLSMIMLHSADTFSMKESPLLLTDGGNTKDLMDENAVVMQSKISQIKDIFPDYGNGFLAACLEAYNQNPEEVIQRILEGTLHEDLQRLDTSLETMPQPKTAPTLRSKDKGKGKLIESDTSSSAIYTGSAIYTGQPITRPSLPASSASSTAVGRFVRKPKDDIPSYKILDARKESDRERNAALLAQYEYDDEYDDSFDDLGLSVAESGTEESGAFNNRAGSAGSEPSDAPKWGSKKNPQFYVKDGKNYSYKVAGAVAVANANEASLINEAEGDKILGLGRGGNIPLGAVRKLTEYQGQRDERGQPNVNANTGDGRENGRSSRGGRGRGMGNREHQPQEKSYENNNNNSEVSTEAENGGGRGRGRGRGRGGGGGGRNHNHKDRAMKKHIGSVSGF; from the exons ATGTCTAACCGACGCTCGAATCGGCAAGACGATAACGCAAGATACGTTCCCAAGGGtaatcagcagcagcagcagcagaagttTATACCCAAACCCATGAATCCAACTCTTACCTCTAATTCCACTCCTTTCCccgtttctctctcttcttcgctTAGGCAATCAGATTCCTCCACCGCGAGTTCCAGAGTCTCCGCTTCAGGTGGTAGTAGGGTTAGGATTGGGGATCAGGGACAGCTGGTGGCTCTAGGCGGTGGGAGTTTCGTCAATTACTTGCCGCAGGATGAGCCTGTAGCTGCTGGTCTCGGCTCCGATGATGGAGGTTTGGATCCAGTTGAGTCTCAGCGAGTGGTCGATCTCCTCAATAGAGAGCTCTCAAGGCTCCTTAAGCTCAATCCTAAGGATTTTTGGCGAGAAG TGGCTAGTGATGCATCGTTGCGTGATTTCTTGGATAGCTTCCTGCAGTTTAGAAGCAGATGGTATGATTTCCCTTTTCATGGTGTCAAGGGAATTGTTGCCGGTGTAATTGTTGGAGAAGTCGAGTTATGTCGCCGTGTTTTCATGGTCTTGTATAGAGT ATCGTCCAATAGGGATCCCGGTGCTCGAGCTTCTGATAGCCTCAGTCTGAAAGATCATGAAG TTCTCTTGCAGGACAAGAAGTTACTGGACTTGCCAAAATTATTGGATATATGCGCTATATATGGACATGAGAATGCAGAGCTCACAAAATCTTTA ATTGAAAATGCTGTGAAATCACAAAATTGGATTCCGNT AGTTATNTCAGACCTTTTGGAG GTTATGGACTTCATTAATGATGGAGTTGTTTCTTTGGATGCTTTTATTTCTGCTTATACACCAGCTGTTATAATCTTAGCATGCCCTGTTGAGACAAG TTATGGGAGCGATGAAATTCTCCGCAGCCTTGTTCTGTTGCATGATTCATTGCTTCCATCACTTCATCATGGCTTTCAGGTCTTGTTCAAGGATGGAGACCATGATTCTCTTTCAGATATATCAACGAGTTTAAACATGTTATCAACAAGGATAGGAAGTTTATGTTGGAACATATTAGATAATTGTTATCTCAGCAATGATGTGTTCAATCACGAAACTTCAATTCCACCTGTCACAAAGATGTTCCCGTCAAGAGTAGAGGACCCTATGGTGAGGGCAGATATATTGATTCAAACATTCAGGGAGATCAGTGGACTTTCTGAGCAGTCAGTGGATAGCAAGAACCGATTACTCCAAAAGCTTGAGAAGAATTACAGAATAATTGACAGACTTAGGAGTTTACAGACTGCAG GATGGCTATCAATGGAAGATGAGCAGCTTCAGTATTTGTCCATGATCATGTTGCATTCTGCAGACACTTTCTCTATGAAGGAGTCGCCGCTTCTTCTAACTGATGGTGGAAACACCAAAGATCTTATGGATGAGAATGCTGTAGTTATGCAATCCAAGATCAGTCAGATAAAAGACATATTCCCTGACTATGGGAACGGTTTCTTAGCTGCATGTCTTGAAGCCTATAACCAGAATCCAGAAGAAGTTATACAGAGGATTCTTGAGGGAACACTCCATGAGGATTTGCAGCGGTTGGATACCTCACTGGAGACGATGCCACAACCTAAAACTGCTCCAACTCTTAGAAGCAAAGACAAAGGGAAAGGAAAGCTCATTGAATCTGACACTAGTAGCTCTGCTATTTACACAGG CTCTGCTATTTACACAGGGCAACCAATCACACGTCCTTCACTTCCAGCTTCATCAGCCTCATCTACAGCGGTTGGTAGATTTGTCAGAAAGCCAAAGGATGATATTCCAAGCTACAAAATTCTCGATGCTAGAAAAGAATCCGACAGAGAGAGGAACGCAGCCCTACTTGCGCAATACGAATACGACGATGAATACGATGATTCTTTTGATGATCTGGGATTGAGTGTTGCGGAATCAGGTACAGAAGAAAGCGGGGCGTTTAATAACAGAGCTGGCTCAGCTGGATCGGAGCCCTCTGATGCTCCAAAGTGGGGTAGCAAAAAGAATCCTCAATTCTATGTGAAAGATGGTAAGAACTACAGTTACAAAGTGGCAGGCGCAGTTGCGGTGGCAAACGCAAACGAAGCTTCACTGATAAATGAAGCTGAGGGAGATAAGATACTTGGGTTGGGGCGTGGGGGAAACATCCCTCTCGGAGCGGTAAGAAAGCTGACAGAGTATCAGGGGCAGAGAGATGAGAGGGGTCAGCCTAATGTGAATGCGAACACAGGAGATGGAAGAGAGAATGGGAGAAGCTCGAGAGGGGGAAGGGGAAGAGGAATGGGGAACAGAGAGCATCAACCGCAAGAGAAGAGTTATGAGAATAACAATAACAACTCAGAGGTTAGTACAGAGGCGGAGAATGGAGGAGGAAGGGGTCGAGGAAGgggacgaggaagaggaggaggaggtggagggagaaatcataatcataaagatAGAGCTATGAAAAAACACATTGGTAGTGTTTCTGGTTTCTAG
- the LOC104776833 gene encoding interferon-related developmental regulator 1-like produces the protein MGRKSQRKNATMFDSDDDTSSVSSSSTMPSERVLNDDVTLHKDALLDQSLDSLYEKRSSTREQALASIVDAFNSDLQHEFVENKFATLLHQSLHCIKKGSTKETALASHVIGLLALTVGLGDQAKEVLEESVTPLSQALKSGREILKITSILECLAIITFVGGTDPEQTERSMQIIWLMIHPKLGSNVVATKPSPAVISAVVSSWAFLLTTVDHWQLGPKIWQETVAYLSTLLEKDDRSVRIAAGEALAVIFELGTLEKFSAEAKGSANGSVKEGTVSQESLMHMHGLKAKVTKQVRELSAEAGGKGSAKKDLNTQRNLFKDLVEYLEDGYAPETSTKVGGDYLQTSTWYQMIQLNYLKHFLGGGFIKHMQENEFLHDVFSFTPKKIGGGKLSNDEKRLFKSPNSALNKARTQFLTKQRMLAKNMNIGHYAATETME, from the exons ATGGGGAGGA AATCTCAGCGTAAGAACGCGACCATGtttgatagtgatgatgatacaaGTAGTGTAAGCTCTTCCTCCACCATGCCATCTGAGAGAGTCTTGAATGATGATGTTACTCTTCACAAAGATGCTTTGTTGGATCAATCCCTTGATTCTCTCTATGAGAagag GAGTTCAACGAGAGAGCAAGCTTTGGCCTCCATTGTTGACGCATTTAACAGCGACTTGCAGCATGAGTTTGTCGAAAACAA GTTTGCGACTTTATTGCATCAGAGTTTACACTGCATTAAGAAAGGGTCTACTAAGGAGACCGCATTAGCATCTCATGTTATTG GGTTGCTAGCATTGACTGTTGGACTTGGGGATCAAGCTAAAGAGGTTTTGGAAGAATCTGTCACTCCTCTTTCTCAAGCCCTTAAATCTGGTCGTGAAATCTTGAAAATAACTTCG ATACTCGAGTGTTTAGCAATCATAACCTTTGTTGGTGGCACTGATCCAGAGCAAACCGAGAGATCAATGCAGATAATCTGGCTTATGATCCACCCCAAACTAGGGTCTAAT GTTGTGGCAACCAAACCTTCACCTGCTGTAATAAGTGCTGTTGTCTCTTCCTGGGCGTTTCTGCTCACAACTGTTGATCACTGGCAACTGGGTCCTAAAATTTGGCAAGA GACCGTAGCTTATCTCTCTACATTGTTGGAAAAGGATGACCGATCTGTACGTATAGCTGCTGGTGAAGCTCTTGCGGTGATATTCGAGTTGGGAACTCTAGAGAAGTTCTCTGCGGAAGCCAAAGGGTCTGCTAATGGATCAGTGAAAGAAGGAACTGTGTCTCAGGAGTCATTGATGCACATGCATGGCTTGAAAGCTAAAGTCACTAAGCAAGTTAGAGAGCTCTCTGCAGAGGCGGGTGGTAAAGGTTCTGCTAAGAAAGATCTCAACACCCAACGAAATTTGTTCAAAGATCTTGTTGAATATCTTGAG gATGGATACGCTCCTGAAACCTCGACAAAAGTGGGAGGGGACTATTTACAGACGTCAACATGGTATCAGATGATACAGTTGAACTATTTGAAGCATTTCCTTGGGGGTGGTTTTATTAAGCATATGCAG GAGAATGAATTCCTTCATGATGTATTTAGTTTCACTCCAAAGAAGATTGGTGGAGGAAAGTTGTCTAATGATGAAAAG AGGTTGTTTAAATCACCAAACTCAGCTCTTAACAAAGCAAGAACGCAGTTCCTGACCAAGCAGAGGATGTTAGCTAAG AATATGAACATTGGGCATTACGCAGCGACAGAAACGATGGAATAA
- the LOC104776834 gene encoding calcium-transporting ATPase 1, chloroplastic, which translates to MKLRRSSLKCEKTRQSIVFLLTYKSKYKLLKKMESYLNENFGDVKPKNSSDEALQRWRKLCWIVKNPKRRFRFTANLSKRSEAEAIRRSNQEKFRVAVLVSQAALQFINCLKLSSEYTVPEEVRQAGFEICPEELGSIVEGHDVKKLKIHGGTEGLIDKLSTTVTSGIDTSEDLLSVRKEIYGINQFTESPSRGFWLFVWEALQDTTLMILAACAFVSLIVGILMEGWPIGAHDGLGIVASILLVVFVTATSDYRQSLQFKDLDAEKKKIVVQVTRDKLRQKISIYDLLPGDIVHLGIGDQVPADGLFISGFSVLINESSLTGESEPVSVSVEHPFLLSGTKVQDGSFKMLVTTVGMRTQWGKLMATLSEGGDDETPLQVKLNGVATVIGKIGLFFAVITFAVLVQGLANKKRLDNSHWIWTGDELMAMLEFFAVAVTIVVVAVPEGLPLAVTLSLAFAMKKMMNDKALVRNLAACETMGSATTICSDKTGTLTTNHMTVVKACICEQAKEVNGSDAAMKFASGIPESAVKLLLQSIFTNTGGEIVVGKGNKTEILGTPTETALLEFGLSLGGDFQEVRQASNVVKVEPFNSTKKRMGVVIELPEGHFRAHCKGASEIVLDSCDKYVNKDGEVVPLDEESTSHLKNIIEEFASEALRTLCLAYIEIGDEFSLGAPIPSGGYTCIGIVGIKDPVRPGVKESVAICKSAGITVRMVTGDNLTTAKAIARECGILTDDGIAIEGPEFREKSDEELLKLIPKLQVMARSSPMDKHTLVRLLRTMFQEVVAVTGDGTNDAPALHEADIGLAMGISGTEVAKESADVIILDDNFSTIVTVAKWGRSVYINIQKFVQFQLTVNVVALIVNFLSACLTGNAPLTAVQLLWVNMIMDTLGALALATEPPQDDLMKRSPVGRKGNFISNVMWRNILGQSLYQLVIIWCLQTKGKTMFGLDGPGSDLTLNTLIFNTFVFCQVFNEISSREMEKIDVFKGILKNYVFVVVLMCTVVFQVIIIELLGTFADTTPLNWGQWLVSIVLGFLGMPVAAALKMIPVGSH; encoded by the exons ATGAAGCTTCGTCGAAGCTCACTTAAGTGCGAGAAGACGCGTCAAAGCATCGTCTTCCTCTTGACCTATAAAag TAAGTATAAGCTGCTGAAGAAAATGGAGAGCTACTTGAACGAAAACTTCGGCGATGTGAAGCCGAAGAACTCTTCCGATGAGGCGTTGCAGCGTTGGAGGAAGCTCTGCTGGATCGTCAAGAATCCTAAGAGGAGATTCAGATTTACGGCTAATCTTTCCAAGCGTTCCGAGGCCGAGGCGATTCGCCGTTCAAATCAG GAAAAATTTCGAGTGGCGGTCTTAGTTTCACAAGCTGCACttcagttcattaatt GCCTAAAGTTGTCCAGTGAGTACACTGTACCTGAAGAAGTAAGACAAGCAGGGTTTGAGATTTGTCCTGAAGAGTTGGGATCAATTGTAGAAGGCCACGAtgtaaaaaaactgaaaattcatGGTGGTACTGAGGGCCTCATAGATAAACTCTCCACGACTGTTACTAGTGGGATTGATACGTCTGAAGACCTGCTGAGTGTAAGAAAAGAAATTTATGGAATCAACCAATTCACAGAAAGCCCCTCTCGTGgcttttggttatttgtttGGGAAGCCCTTCAGGATACCACTCTCATGATTCTAGCTGCCTGTGCTTTTGTATCGCTTATAGTTGGAATACTGATGGAAGGGTGGCCAATTGGGGCTCATGACGGACTTGGTATAGTGGCGAGTATTCTGCTTGTCGTGTTTGTTACTGCCACTAGTGATTATAGGCAATCCCTGCAATTCAAGGACCTGgatgcagagaagaagaagattgtggtTCAGGTTACCAGAGACAAACTGAGGCAAAAAATCTCAATATATGATCTACTGCCTGGAGATATTGTTCATCTTGGCATTGGAGATCAGGTTCCCGCTGATGGGCTTTTTATCTCAGGGTTTTCTGTTCTGATAAATGAATCGAGCTTGACTGGAGAAAGTGAACCGGTTAGTGTCAGTGTCGAACACCCCTTTCTTCTCTCTGGTACCAAGGTTCAGGATGGATCTTTCAAAATGTTGGTAACTACAGTTGGAATGAGGACTCAATGGGGTAAACTGATGGCTACACTAAGTGAAGGTGGCGATGATGAGACACCTTTGCAAGTAAAACTAAATGGTGTGGCAACCGTCATTGGTAAAATTGGTCTATTTTTTGCTGTCATTACGTTTGCTGTTTTGGTTCAAGGATTGGCTAATAAGAAGCGCCTAGATAATTCTCACTGGATCTGGACTGGTGATGAATTGATGGCGATGCTTGAATTTTTTGCTGTTGCTGTAACAATTGTTGTGGTTGCAGTCCCAGAGGGTCTGCCGTTGGCTGTGACATTAAGTCTTGCTTTTGCcatgaaaaagatgatgaatgaCAAAGCGCTAGTGCGCAATTTAGCTGCTTGTGAGACAATGGGATCTGCAACAACTATTTGTAGTGACAAGACTGGAACTCTTACAACAAATCACATGACCGTTGTAAAAGCCTGCATCTGTGAACAAGCCAAAGAGGTTAATGGTTCTGATGCTGCTATGAAATTTGCCTCTGGTATCCCTGAGTCTGCTGTTAAACTTCTACTGCAATCTATATTTACTAACACTGGTGGTGAGATTGTTGTGGGCAAAGGAAACAAAACCGAGATACTGGGAACACCCACAGAAACTGCTCTGTTAGAATTTGGGTTGTCACTCGGAGGGGACTTCCAAGAAGTAAGACAAGCCTCAAATGTTGTGAAAGTTGAGCCCTTTAACTctacaaagaaaagaatggGAGTTGTTATTGAGCTGCCTGAAGGACATTTCCGGGCACACTGTAAGGGTGCTTCAGAGATAGTTTTAGATTCTTGTGATAAGTACGTCAACAAAGATGGTGAAGTTGTTCCTCTTGATGAAGAATCTACCAGTCACCTAAAGAACATAATTGAGGAATTTGCCAGTGAAGCACTTCGAACTCTTTGCCTCGCTTATATCGAAATTGGTGATGAATTCTCCTTAGGAGCTCCTATTCCAAGTGGAGGATATACTTGTATAGGTATTGTGGGCATCAAAGACCCTGTCCGCCCTGGTGTCAAGGAGTCTGTTGCGATTTGTAAATCTGCTGGAATCACTGTCAGAATGGTGACTGGAGATAACCTTACTACTGCAAAGGCCATAGCCAGGGAGTGTGGCATATTGACTGATGATGGCATAGCTATCGAAGGTCCTGAATTCAGGGAGAAAAGTGATGAGGAACTGCTCAAGCTAATCCCAAAATTGCAG GTGATGGCACGATCGTCGCCCATGGATAAGCATACTTTGGTCAGACTCCTCCGTACAATGTTTCAGGAAGTCGTTGCAGTGACTGGTGATGGAACAAATGATGCCCCGGCACTTCATGAAGCTGATATTGGACTCGCAATGGGCATTTCTGGAACTGAG GTGGCAAAAGAGAGTGCGGATGTGATTATCCTAGATGATAACTTCTCGACGATTGTCACAGTGGCCAAATGGGGCCGTTCTGTATACATAAACATTCAGAAATTTGTCCAGTTCCAGTTGACAGTAAACGTTGTGGCTCTTATTGTCAACTTCTTATCAGCCTGCCTGACTG GAAATGCACCTCTGACAGCTGTCCAACTACTATGGGTTAACATGATAATGGACACACTTGGAGCTCTTGCGCTAGCGACTGAACCACCACAGGACGATCTGATGAAGAGATCTCCAGTGGGAAGGAAAGGAAACTTCATCAGTAATGTAATGTGGAGGAACATCCTCGGTCAGTCACTATACCAGCTTGTCATCATATGGTGTCTTCAAACAAAGGGAAAGACAATGTTTGGTCTTGATGGCCCTGGCTCTGATCTAACACTCAATACGCTTATTTTCAATACCTTTGTCTTCTGCCAG GTATTCAATGAGATCAGCTCGAGGGAAATGGAGAAGATTGATGTGTTCAAGGGGATACTAAAGAACTACGTGTTTGTTGTGGTTCTAATGTGTACAGTGGTGTTCCAAGTAATCATAATCGAGCTACTGGGTACATTTGCAGATACAACACCACTAAATTGGGGACAATGGTTGGTTAGCATCGTGCTAGGGTTCCTTGGCATGCCTGTTGCTGCTGCCTTGAAGATGATCCCTGTTGGTTCACACTAA
- the LOC104776835 gene encoding DNA excision repair protein ERCC-8 isoform X2: MWQAIKDRETGRVRSNSFANRFKSRRASSLQLSNRKDFVSPHRGSVNSLQVDLTEGRYLLSGATDGSAAVFDVQRATDYEASGLIAKHKCSFDQFIKVWDTNTAQAVVDFKMPGKVYRTAMSSLAMSHTLIAAGTEDVQVRLCDIASGAFSHTLSGHRDGVMSVEWSTSSEWILYTGGCDGAIRFWDIRRAGCFRVLDQSQTQLGVRPPVLKPPAVSSKTFSAAKSSLGGQNRLKSLQNKHTGSQSAKGSSSAKASVEKSRQKRLHPGMLSTLDRATAHYGVVTGLKATNNGMYLLSAGSDSRIRLWDIESGRNTLLNFETGRIQTNKAIQMDTSDDPALVFVPCLKTVKSFGMWSGRTTLMLRGHYESVNTCCFNSNDQELYTSGADRQILVWSPDGSVEDEMVQDEVAEDKDNWSD; this comes from the exons ATGTGGCAGGCTATCAAAGACAGAGAAACCGGTCGAGTTCGTTCCAATTCCTTCGCCAATCGATTCAAATCCCGCCGTGCTTCGTCTCTCCAGCTCTCTAACCGTAAAGATTTCGTTTCTCCTCATCGTGGCTCTGTCAACTCCCTTCAG GTTGATTTGACAGAAGGGAGATACCTGCTCTCTGGAGCAACAGATGGTTCAGCTGCTGTGTTTGATGTTCAGCGGGCCACTGATTACGAGGCAAGTGGTCTTATTGCCAAGCACAAGT GTTCTTTTGATCAATTCATTAAAGTCTGGGATACCAATACTGCTCAG GCAGTTGTGGATTTTAAAATGCCTGGCAAGGTTTATAGAACTGCCATGTCTTCTTTGGCAATGTCTCACACGTTGATTGCTGCTGGTACTGAAGATGTCCAGGTCCGCCTCTGTGATATAGCTTCTGGGGCTTTCTCTCACACGTTATCTGGTCACCGTG ATGGCGTTATGTCAGTGGAATGGTCTACTTCCAGCGAGTGGATTTTGTATACTGGAGGGTGTGATGGTGCTATACGTTTCTGGGACATCAGACGTGCTGGATGTTTCCGTGTTCTAGATCAATCACAAACACAACTTGGGGTCCGACCACCAGTTTTAAAGCCACCAGCGGTTAGCAGTAAG ACTTTTTCAGCTGCAAAATCTTCTTTGGGAGGCCAAAATAGGTTGAAGTCACTGCAGAATAAACACACTGGCAGCCAAAGTGCAAAGGGATCATCTAGCGCTAAAGCTTCAGTGGAAAAGTCTCGACAGAAGAGGCTTCACCCTGGAATGTTATCTACCCTAGATCGTGCTACAGCTCATTATGGTGTTGTTACTGGCTTAAAGGCAACCAACAATGGGATGTATCTTCTTAGTGCTG GGTCGGATTCAAGAATAAGATTGTGGGATATTGAATCTGGACGCAATACCCTGTTGAACTTTGAAACTGGACGCATCCAGACAAACAAAGCGATTCAAATGGATACAAGCGATGATCCAGCTCTTGTATTTGTTCCGTGCCTGAAGACTGTGAAG AGTTTTGGCATGTGGTCAGGTAGAACAACACTGATGCTTCGTGGACACTACGAAAGCGTGAACACTTGCTGCTTTAATTCCAATGATCAG GAACTATACACAAGTGGGGCAGATAGACAAATACTTGTGTGGTCACCAGACGGATCCGTGGAAGACGAAATG GTGCAAGATGAAGTAGCCGAAGATAAAGACAACTGGAGTGACTGA
- the LOC104776835 gene encoding DNA excision repair protein ERCC-8 isoform X1 — protein MWQAIKDRETGRVRSNSFANRFKSRRASSLQLSNRKDFVSPHRGSVNSLQVDLTEGRYLLSGATDGSAAVFDVQRATDYEASGLIAKHKCMFTVDKQHEHGHKFAISSAIWYPIDTGLFVTGSFDQFIKVWDTNTAQAVVDFKMPGKVYRTAMSSLAMSHTLIAAGTEDVQVRLCDIASGAFSHTLSGHRDGVMSVEWSTSSEWILYTGGCDGAIRFWDIRRAGCFRVLDQSQTQLGVRPPVLKPPAVSSKTFSAAKSSLGGQNRLKSLQNKHTGSQSAKGSSSAKASVEKSRQKRLHPGMLSTLDRATAHYGVVTGLKATNNGMYLLSAGSDSRIRLWDIESGRNTLLNFETGRIQTNKAIQMDTSDDPALVFVPCLKTVKSFGMWSGRTTLMLRGHYESVNTCCFNSNDQELYTSGADRQILVWSPDGSVEDEMVQDEVAEDKDNWSD, from the exons ATGTGGCAGGCTATCAAAGACAGAGAAACCGGTCGAGTTCGTTCCAATTCCTTCGCCAATCGATTCAAATCCCGCCGTGCTTCGTCTCTCCAGCTCTCTAACCGTAAAGATTTCGTTTCTCCTCATCGTGGCTCTGTCAACTCCCTTCAG GTTGATTTGACAGAAGGGAGATACCTGCTCTCTGGAGCAACAGATGGTTCAGCTGCTGTGTTTGATGTTCAGCGGGCCACTGATTACGAGGCAAGTGGTCTTATTGCCAAGCACAAGTGTATGTTTACTGTCGACAAGCAACATGAACATGGGCATAAATTTGCCATTTCCTCTGCCATTTGGTATCCCATTGACACTGGCCTCTTCGTTACAGGTTCTTTTGATCAATTCATTAAAGTCTGGGATACCAATACTGCTCAG GCAGTTGTGGATTTTAAAATGCCTGGCAAGGTTTATAGAACTGCCATGTCTTCTTTGGCAATGTCTCACACGTTGATTGCTGCTGGTACTGAAGATGTCCAGGTCCGCCTCTGTGATATAGCTTCTGGGGCTTTCTCTCACACGTTATCTGGTCACCGTG ATGGCGTTATGTCAGTGGAATGGTCTACTTCCAGCGAGTGGATTTTGTATACTGGAGGGTGTGATGGTGCTATACGTTTCTGGGACATCAGACGTGCTGGATGTTTCCGTGTTCTAGATCAATCACAAACACAACTTGGGGTCCGACCACCAGTTTTAAAGCCACCAGCGGTTAGCAGTAAG ACTTTTTCAGCTGCAAAATCTTCTTTGGGAGGCCAAAATAGGTTGAAGTCACTGCAGAATAAACACACTGGCAGCCAAAGTGCAAAGGGATCATCTAGCGCTAAAGCTTCAGTGGAAAAGTCTCGACAGAAGAGGCTTCACCCTGGAATGTTATCTACCCTAGATCGTGCTACAGCTCATTATGGTGTTGTTACTGGCTTAAAGGCAACCAACAATGGGATGTATCTTCTTAGTGCTG GGTCGGATTCAAGAATAAGATTGTGGGATATTGAATCTGGACGCAATACCCTGTTGAACTTTGAAACTGGACGCATCCAGACAAACAAAGCGATTCAAATGGATACAAGCGATGATCCAGCTCTTGTATTTGTTCCGTGCCTGAAGACTGTGAAG AGTTTTGGCATGTGGTCAGGTAGAACAACACTGATGCTTCGTGGACACTACGAAAGCGTGAACACTTGCTGCTTTAATTCCAATGATCAG GAACTATACACAAGTGGGGCAGATAGACAAATACTTGTGTGGTCACCAGACGGATCCGTGGAAGACGAAATG GTGCAAGATGAAGTAGCCGAAGATAAAGACAACTGGAGTGACTGA